Below is a window of Pochonia chlamydosporia 170 chromosome 7, whole genome shotgun sequence DNA.
TAATTTAAAGAACACCTTTCACTTCCAATGGTGATGAGTCATTTGGGCCACAATTGCCTCAGTATTTGCATTTTTGTCTCCGTGCATCGTGCACTTACAAATAATAGCGATTTTCAGTCGATTGTCGGCAAAAGACGTGGAAGGGAAATGGACCCACTTATACAGTGCGATCGTGCGAAGCGTATTTGACACGGTAGAGAAGTACTGTGCTTAGTCACCTCTCCCAAGTGCCCCCACTAGGGTCGCAAACCCTATCTCCCATCGAAAAAGTTCACCACCAAGAGTTGGACCACCAGGAACATTTGCAGACCACCTCACGCCTCGACAATCTCGCATCACGCAACACCCTCACAACCACCCGTCCACCCTCAACACCGTAAAAATGACTGGCGGAATTACCGTGCGCGACGTTGATGTAGGTCCTCCCTGAACTGAATCCCATGCGGCACTGAGAGCAGAACGAGGcacattgctgccattgaacCACTTCTCAACCCTCAAGTGCATCGCGATGATATTTCAATTATCCTCCACGACAGTCCCTCGCGACTTGTGAAACCCACAAACCCAAGACGAATAGACGACCTCGACGATCTCTACTACAAACAATGGGCGGCACCGGGCTGCCTTGCGCTGTCGCAAATTGAATTCTCGATGCTTCAGCGTGATGGCCTTTGAGATCAAATTTGCGCGCGGCTGACTGGTGGCTGCCTATTGGGACTAGTAGAAGAGGTTTATAGGAATATTGGGAATTGAGGAGCAGGCGCGAGGGAGTCGCAAGACTTCTGAAGACGGAATATGCTAATGGGTTTCTTTGTCTCCAGGCGCAAAAGTTCATCAACGCCTATGCTGCGTTCTTGAAGCGTCAGGGCAAGCTGCCCATTCCCGGTATGTACACCCCACCCCCCCAACACAACTGATTATTTCATCTTCTAACAAACACCAGGTTGGGTCGATACCGTCAAGACCGGTCCCGCCAAGGAGCTTCCCCCCCAGAACATTGACTGGTTCTACGTCCGTGCCGCCTCCGTCGCCCGCCACGTCTACCTCCGCAAGACCGTTGGTGTCGGCCGTCTCCGCA
It encodes the following:
- a CDS encoding 40S ribosomal protein S19 (similar to Metarhizium acridum CQMa 102 XP_007811762.1), which codes for MTGGITVRDVDAQKFINAYAAFLKRQGKLPIPGWVDTVKTGPAKELPPQNIDWFYVRAASVARHVYLRKTVGVGRLRKVHGTAKNRGARPSKHVDASGSVDRKILQALEKIGVLEQDEEKGGRRITQSGQRDLDRIAQTTAEADEEDEDDE